The following DNA comes from Flavobacterium sp. N3904.
TGAAAATAAAAAAATTGAAATTTATGCTTTCTGGTTGATAATTTATAAATATACAGAAAATGGGATTTTATATATTGATAAGCCAATGAAAGCTGCATTTGCAACTAATTACCCTAATTATAAGTGTGCAAGACGAACCAACGAAAGAATAATTTATGTAGACAATTTAGTTCTTCATGAATCTGTTGCAAGAAGTGAATCTGAATTGCGAATCAAATTAGAAAATTGGGGACATAGTAATGAGGTACATGATGATTTTCTGGATAAATGGATAAATACGAATGAAAATAACTATAAAGAAGGCACTAATTTCTATTATATTGAACCCAAAAGGTGGAAAAAATTAGCATATTTTCCTTCCAAGAATATGGATGACATCCTAAATGTTGTAAAGGAATCTAAAAATTTAAATATTTCTAAAACGAAATTGTTTTTTAAGAATTTAGGACAATGGTTCAAATATCATTGGAAGAAAAAAAATAGAATTTAAAAATGATATTAACATTGTTAATTTCTATAGGCAATTAGAAAGAATCATTATTGTTTATTTTGTATAACAAACAAAAATGTAGATAAAATTTTTATTACCGATGTCGTTTCGCGAAATGAAACAAGAGAACTTAGAGTTTTTTTAAAACTATTTCTGTAAAATATATTTGGTAAGAAGATAAATGCTATGGAAAAGGAAGCGTTTTAAAAAAGGTAATATTAGCTTTGAAATCGAATTGTGTTATTTCATATGAATATTTCATTCAAATTATATAAATAAAATATCATATTTGGCCTGCTTAAGTTAGGTATATTGTTTATTCTTTTATTGAATGTAGACGAAAATCAGATAAAAGATTGATTATTAATAATATTTGCAATATTAATTCTTTGACTTTTACAACTTTTAAACTTTAGTCTTACTTATATAATATATTTATTAATATTCTATTAAAATGCATTAGCACAGTTTTAAATTTTAAGAATATTATTTTTCAATATTTTCAAAAGAAATTAAAAATAAAACAAGTTTTTTTTTACCTAACAATTTTATCTGATTTTTGCAAAAGTATGCTAATATTTAAAAAAACATGATGATTATGACTTGCCATTTTGAAGGTTAGATTTCATTGGAATTAATGATTATAACGAAGGAATTAGGAGGAGATTCAGAATTCTTTATTTTGATTAGGTAATAATGGTATAAGAGTTAAGGGACTTGGATATGTCTCTATTTTTCATATTACATATTCGAAGGTTTAATTCAGTTAAAAGAAATTTAATCGTAATTATAAAATCCAAAAGAAAACTATTGTGAAAGGGATGACTAAAATTATAAATAGAATTGATGAAAATAACATTCACTAAATATTTCAATGATTATAAATGGATAGATTCACTTAAAAAACAAATAAATGGACTTAAAAATAAATCATAATTATAAAAATAGCATTGAATTAATAAAATCAAATATATTTAATTTCAAAACTAAAGGAAAACTCTTTGGTGACGGTAAAAGGAACATCATTAAACTATTTGAATTAGAAGGAGTGACAATGAATATAAAATCCTTCAAAGTTCCTAATTTGATTAATAAAATTGCTTATAGGTATTTTAGAAACTCAAAAGCAAGGCGTTCTTTTGAATTTGGAACACTTTTGTTAGAAAAAGGAATAGGAACACCACAGCCCATTTGCTATTTAGAAAACTATAATTGGATTGGATTGAAAGATAGTTATTACGGTAGTGAACACCTACAATGTGATTTGACCTATAGAGAACTTGTTGAAAACCCAGAATATCCAGATCATGAGAATATTTTGCGTCAATTTACTCGATTTTGTTATTTATTGCATCAAAAAGGAATTGAATTTAAAGACCATTCGCCTGGAAATACATTGATTAAAAAAAATAAAGATGGAAATTATGACTTCTTTTTAGTCGATTTGAATAGAATGAATTTTCATAAAGAAATGTCTTTTGATTTGAGAATGGAAAATCTTTGTCGATTGACACCTGTTAAAGAAATGGTTGTGGTAATGAGTAATGAATATGCAAAAGCATCTGGTGAATCTGAAAATTTAATCTTTGAAACGCTATGGAAATATACTACGAATTTTCAAGAGCGATTTCACAGAAAAAAAAGATTAAAAAAGCGATATATGTTTTGGAAATAAGAAACTAGTTTTGTTTCCATAAGCGATTTAACTCTCTATATCTTATATAAATACAATAGGCATTAAGATAACAAATAATAATGCCTTTTTTTCCATCAAGGATGCCCAAACGAATAACGTAATTGTAAAGAAAATTGTAGGTAGGGTGAAAGATTTGCAAAAAGAAATTCGATTTTTTTTGCTTTATAAATTTTTCCCGAGCTTTAAAATTTCCGTAAAATATTATTTTTTCTTTGTAATCGTTGAAACTGGCATAGGAATAATGGATTAGCTTGTTTTTCAAATACCCTATTTTTCCTTCTACTATTAATTTTTCGTGAACCAATCTTTTTTCATCATATTTTGCGAATTTTTTATTGAAAAGACGAAATATTTTATCGGTTTGATTACCACTATAATTTAAAATTTTTTTCTCAAACATGAATACTCTCTCAAAAAAGTATGCAGAGTAGGTTTGATTATTTTGCAGTGTTTCAATGATTTCTAGTTTTAATTCAGCAGTCAGGAACTCATCTGCATCAAGGAATAAAATCCAATCATTTTTTGCCTGTGAAATAGCAAAATTTCTTTGAGCTGAGAAGTTTTCAAATTTATTTTGTAAAAAAGTGACTTTTGGAAAAGATTTTGCAATATAGGCTGTTTTATCAGTGCTAAACGAATCGATAATTACAATTTCATCAGCAAAATCCAAATCGGATAAAAGAGAATATAAATGTTCTTCCTCATTTAATGTAATAATCAAAACGGATATTTTTTCAGTAATGCTATTTGGCATAATTTGTTTTTTGATAGTTTACTGACCTTTGACTTAACCATGTTTGCTCTAATATGGCGTTTGAATAATACATGCATAAATTCTTAAGTATGTATCTATTGGTTCTTATTTTTATATTAGAAAAAAACAACAAACTCAAAAGGGATAAAATTATTTTTTCAAGTAATGTAAAAAGAATTAAAAATGTATGAGCAGGAATTTTTGACAAAGAACTAAAGTTATTTTTAATATAAACGTGTTTAGAAATGATAACTTCTGTTCTACTACTATATTCCGTCTCAAAATTTATTCTTGACGAACCTCCATGTTCGTGAAAAATAGATGTTGTGTTGGTAACTGCAATTTTACCTTTTTGTTCTTTAACCTTTTTGCAAAGATCAACGTCTTCAAAATACAGCCAATAATCCTCATTCCAACCACCTACTTTTTCAAACCAATTACGACTCATAAAAATGAGAGCCCCTGTTGTCCAATCTGGATAAAAAAGCTCTTTATTGGCGCTGAAGAAGGAGTCGCATTTTATCTGAAATACTACTTTAGAAAGATATTTAGTTACTGTAAAAAGTTGCAGAAATGTTGGAAACTTTTTTTTTTGATTAAAGAACTTATTTTTTTTGTTAACCTGTAAACAAGATAAAATTCCTATTTCTGGATTCTTTTTATAGGTGTGAAATAAGGTGTTTAGAGCAGTTGCCGAAATAACAGTGTCAGGATTTAAAAACAAAAAATAGTCTCCTTTTGCTTTTTTTGCGCCTATGTTACAACCATTAGAATAACCGGAGTTTATATTGTTTTCTATAAAATTATAATCCTTGAATCGGGTTTTAAAATTGCCAAACTGCTCATCATTGGAGAAATTATCGATTACAATAACTTCAAAAGCTATTTCAGGATCATTTATTAAAAGTAATGATTCTATACAGTTTTGTAATGGTTTCCAACTTCGGTAATTAACTATTATAATTGAAATCTCCATTAGTAAATAGATGAAATTTTAAAAATATTTAAAGGTATAAAAAGGCTAACACAAAAAAAAAACTAGATATTTTTCAGGTTGTTGTTTATGAAAAAATCAATTTTATCTATAAATAATTCGGGAGTAAAATACTCATACATTGTGGTGTGGTTTTTTTTAATTTCATCGTGATGAAGATTGTCAAATAACTCGGGTTTGAAATCATTTAAATGCACGGATATGTTTCTTAACCCATCTTCAAAAGTCGCCCAAATATTCTTTTCTACAAAAGGAGAGAAAATAGTAAATGCAGGTTTGTTTAATGCTTTTGCCATATTGATTGCTCCTCCATCATTGCCTATTATTACATCACATTGGTTCATTATTGAAACAAATGATCTTAAATCTGTACCAAATAGATCAAAATATATTTTCTCTTTAGTGCTTATTGAGCAAGAATTGTATATAAATTTGGCATCCTCAATTTGATTTTCAAAATAGTTAAAAAAAATGGTTACATCATACTTGGCAACATGCTCAACAACTTTAACCATATATTCTAGCGGATAAGTTTTGTTTTTCTCACTCCCCAATAAACTTATCATTACGGTTTTTTTGGTTCTGTCTATTTTGTGTTTTTCAAAAAGCAAAATGGTTTCTTCATTTTCTTTAGGACTTACAAATAATTTTGGATATGGGTTAATATTATTTTTGTCCAGTTTTAATGGGTTCAATAATAAAAGTCTATTATCAATGGCAAACCCATATTTTGGCTTATTACTATTTTCAAAACGCTTTAAGTTATGTGTATAGAATAAAGTGGTGTACCATTTGTGATATCCAATTTTAATAGAAGCGCCAGTGAACATTGTAATAAGATTTGTCTCTAATTTATTATAAACATCAATTACAACATCATATTTTCTAGCTCTAATTTCAAAAATAAATTTAATTAGTGAAAAATAATTTTTTCTAACTTTATGGGATAAAGGTATTATAGTGTCAATATTTGGATTTCCAATTAATACATCAACACTATTGGTATAACACATGTAATCAACAGTATAGTTTGGGAATTGTTTTTTTATATTGTTACATATAATAGTACTTGTGAGTACATCACCAATTCTTTTCTGCTGAATAACTAAAATTTTCATATTGAATTAACTTAATTTGAGTGCTAAAATACAAAGTATTTATAGATATTTGCGAGCGCTATTTTATAAAAGAAGGAAAGTAGCCGAAAATAATATATTTTTGTAGAAGCAAATAAACATTACAATGGCAATAAGTGGTTTGGTTATTACTTTTAATGAAGAGAAAATGATTGGAAAGTGTATTGATGCACTTTTTAAAGTTTGTGACGAAGTAATAATAGTCGATTCGTTGAGTAAAGACAGAACTGTTGCCATAGCCAAAGACAAAGGAGCAATTGTTGTTGAACAAGCTTTCCTTGGTGATGGGCCTCAGCGTTCTCATGGGTTACCTTTTTGCAAAAATGATTGGATTCTAAACTTGGATGCCGATGAATTTCTAGATGCTGATGCAATAGATTATATTTTAAAAGAGAAATACCTCAAAAGTAATTTTGATGCTTTTAGTTTTAGAGTAAAAAACTTTTTGGGTGATAAATTAATTGATTTTGCAGGTTGGTATCCAGATCATAAAGTACGTTTTTTTAATAAAAAAACAGCTAGCCCTTCAGATTCCAAAGTGCATCAAACAATTATAGCTACAAATGAAAAGCAAGTTGCTGT
Coding sequences within:
- a CDS encoding Kdo domain containing protein, encoding MDLKINHNYKNSIELIKSNIFNFKTKGKLFGDGKRNIIKLFELEGVTMNIKSFKVPNLINKIAYRYFRNSKARRSFEFGTLLLEKGIGTPQPICYLENYNWIGLKDSYYGSEHLQCDLTYRELVENPEYPDHENILRQFTRFCYLLHQKGIEFKDHSPGNTLIKKNKDGNYDFFLVDLNRMNFHKEMSFDLRMENLCRLTPVKEMVVVMSNEYAKASGESENLIFETLWKYTTNFQERFHRKKRLKKRYMFWK
- a CDS encoding glycosyltransferase family 2 protein gives rise to the protein MPNSITEKISVLIITLNEEEHLYSLLSDLDFADEIVIIDSFSTDKTAYIAKSFPKVTFLQNKFENFSAQRNFAISQAKNDWILFLDADEFLTAELKLEIIETLQNNQTYSAYFFERVFMFEKKILNYSGNQTDKIFRLFNKKFAKYDEKRLVHEKLIVEGKIGYLKNKLIHYSYASFNDYKEKIIFYGNFKAREKFIKQKKSNFFLQIFHPTYNFLYNYVIRLGILDGKKGIIICYLNAYCIYIRYRELNRLWKQN
- a CDS encoding glycosyltransferase family 2 protein; the protein is MEISIIIVNYRSWKPLQNCIESLLLINDPEIAFEVIVIDNFSNDEQFGNFKTRFKDYNFIENNINSGYSNGCNIGAKKAKGDYFLFLNPDTVISATALNTLFHTYKKNPEIGILSCLQVNKKNKFFNQKKKFPTFLQLFTVTKYLSKVVFQIKCDSFFSANKELFYPDWTTGALIFMSRNWFEKVGGWNEDYWLYFEDVDLCKKVKEQKGKIAVTNTTSIFHEHGGSSRINFETEYSSRTEVIISKHVYIKNNFSSLSKIPAHTFLILFTLLEKIILSLLSLLFFSNIKIRTNRYILKNLCMYYSNAILEQTWLSQRSVNYQKTNYAK
- a CDS encoding glycosyltransferase family 9 protein; translation: MKILVIQQKRIGDVLTSTIICNNIKKQFPNYTVDYMCYTNSVDVLIGNPNIDTIIPLSHKVRKNYFSLIKFIFEIRARKYDVVIDVYNKLETNLITMFTGASIKIGYHKWYTTLFYTHNLKRFENSNKPKYGFAIDNRLLLLNPLKLDKNNINPYPKLFVSPKENEETILLFEKHKIDRTKKTVMISLLGSEKNKTYPLEYMVKVVEHVAKYDVTIFFNYFENQIEDAKFIYNSCSISTKEKIYFDLFGTDLRSFVSIMNQCDVIIGNDGGAINMAKALNKPAFTIFSPFVEKNIWATFEDGLRNISVHLNDFKPELFDNLHHDEIKKNHTTMYEYFTPELFIDKIDFFINNNLKNI
- a CDS encoding glycosyltransferase family 2 protein, which translates into the protein MAISGLVITFNEEKMIGKCIDALFKVCDEVIIVDSLSKDRTVAIAKDKGAIVVEQAFLGDGPQRSHGLPFCKNDWILNLDADEFLDADAIDYILKEKYLKSNFDAFSFRVKNFLGDKLIDFAGWYPDHKVRFFNKKTASPSDSKVHQTIIATNEKQVAVHILHYGWDSLEQIISKKNQYSGWHAQQLYDEGNRIWSYKPILNGTVAFLRCYFFKKGFLNGLDGLTISMIQGFFSYMKYAKLIKIQKKNKE